In Oreochromis niloticus isolate F11D_XX linkage group LG5, O_niloticus_UMD_NMBU, whole genome shotgun sequence, a single window of DNA contains:
- the si:dkeyp-97e7.9 gene encoding DEP domain-containing mTOR-interacting protein isoform X2, with amino-acid sequence MKQNRKKNVFVISVYTTLLPHDNGVLCVSVNMTAISKSQIHSLSCPVIRSMERTSSIRLKAMARQHKAEVMIAGEQLRLRLHDGKLIKDRRYHFRTYPNCFVAHELTDWLVSHKEAADRATAASLMQHLMDHDILHHVCDKRAEFKDAKLLYRFRKDDGTFPFNTEVKIFMRGQQLYEQLIADKNSILQLREEHGVTYKRSFPGCQLIDYLIQNGEADSRRQGLELCRALQEHGIIQHVGKKHDFFDSGLLYQFCINFRRRRRLSELLTENEQVNDEAVMASTQEDNNSESPFLLRRNSSKERNRAFSVSSNKDAKQITGGRRSSLSSLQFHSAGFPPLQLLSHSAVRCNPKSVLKRKVTCEELVAPGAPFIKKVLTVRQFVCQVNGQCVLYLDYRTVTRLVMTGPRTVVLEVMEPLE; translated from the exons atgaaacaaaacagaaaaaaaaatgtctttgtcaTTTCTGTATACACAACATTGCTCCCACATGACAATGGGGTTCTGTGTGTTTCGGTAAACATGACGGCCATTTCTAAAAGTCAGATTCACTCACTCTCGTGTCCAGTTATAAGAAGCATGGAGCGAACAAGCAGCATTAGGTTAAAGGCCATGGCCAGGCAACACAAGGCTGAAGTCATGATCGCAGGAGAACAGCTCAG GCTCAGACTTCACGATGGAAAACTGATTAAGGATCGACGCTACCACTTTCGCACCTACCCTAACTGCTTTGTGGCACACGAGCTTACAGACTGGCTTGTGAGCCACAAGGAAGCTGCAGATCGAGCAACAGCTGCCAGCCTCATGCAGCACCTCATGGACCATGACATTTTACACCACG TCTGTGACAAGAGGGCAGAATTCAAGGATGCCAAACTGCTGTACCGTTTCCGCAAGGATGATGGCACATTTCCCTTTAACACAGAGGTGAAAATCTTCATGCGAGGACAACAACTATATGAGCA ACTTATAGCAGACAAGAACTCCATTCTGCAGCTGAGAGAGGAGCATGGTGTTACTTATAAGCGCTCCTTTCCTGGCTGCCAGTTGATTGACTATCTCATTCAGAATGGAGAGGCAGATAGCCGACGACAGGGACTGGAGTTGTGCCGTGCATTGCAGGAGCATGGCATCATTCAGCACG TGGGGAAAAAGCATGATTTCTTTGACAGTGGGCTACTCTACCAGTTCTGCATCAATTTCCGCCGGCGTCGGCGCCTGTCTGAGCTGCTAACTGAAAATGAGCAGGTTAATGATGAGGCTGTGATGGCATCAACACAAGAGGACAACAATTCTGAGAGTCCCTTTCTTCTACGCAGAAACTCATCCAAGGAACGCAACCGTGCATTCagtg TGAGCTCAAACAAAGACGCCAAACAGATTACCGGTGGTCGTCGAAGTAGCTTGAGTTCCCTTCAGTTTCACTCTGCTGGATTTCCACCTCTTCAGCTGTTGTCACACTCAGCAGTACGATGCAATCCTAAATCAG TCCTTAAAAGAAAAGTTACTTGTGAAGAATTAGTGGCACCTGGTGCACCCTTTATCAAGAAAGTGTTGACG GTGCGGCAGTTTGTGTGCCAGGTAAATGGACAGTGTGTTCTTTACCTGGACTACAGGACAGTAACCAGACTGGTGATGACAGGACCTCGCACTGTTGTACTGGAAGTTATGGAACCACTGGAATGA
- the si:dkeyp-97e7.9 gene encoding DEP domain-containing mTOR-interacting protein isoform X1 translates to MKQNRKKNVFVISVYTTLLPHDNGVLCVSVNMTAISKSQIHSLSCPVIRSMERTSSIRLKAMARQHKAEVMIAGEQLRLRLHDGKLIKDRRYHFRTYPNCFVAHELTDWLVSHKEAADRATAASLMQHLMDHDILHHVCDKRAEFKDAKLLYRFRKDDGTFPFNTEVKIFMRGQQLYEQLIADKNSILQLREEHGVTYKRSFPGCQLIDYLIQNGEADSRRQGLELCRALQEHGIIQHVGKKHDFFDSGLLYQFCINFRRRRRLSELLTENEQVNDEAVMASTQEDNNSESPFLLRRNSSKERNRAFSVSSNKDAKQITGGRRSSLSSLQFHSAGFPPLQLLSHSAVRCNPKSVLKRKVTCEELVAPGAPFIKKVLTVIGDALGWGFVVRGMAPCYMQAVDPGSPAAAAGVKVRQFVCQVNGQCVLYLDYRTVTRLVMTGPRTVVLEVMEPLE, encoded by the exons atgaaacaaaacagaaaaaaaaatgtctttgtcaTTTCTGTATACACAACATTGCTCCCACATGACAATGGGGTTCTGTGTGTTTCGGTAAACATGACGGCCATTTCTAAAAGTCAGATTCACTCACTCTCGTGTCCAGTTATAAGAAGCATGGAGCGAACAAGCAGCATTAGGTTAAAGGCCATGGCCAGGCAACACAAGGCTGAAGTCATGATCGCAGGAGAACAGCTCAG GCTCAGACTTCACGATGGAAAACTGATTAAGGATCGACGCTACCACTTTCGCACCTACCCTAACTGCTTTGTGGCACACGAGCTTACAGACTGGCTTGTGAGCCACAAGGAAGCTGCAGATCGAGCAACAGCTGCCAGCCTCATGCAGCACCTCATGGACCATGACATTTTACACCACG TCTGTGACAAGAGGGCAGAATTCAAGGATGCCAAACTGCTGTACCGTTTCCGCAAGGATGATGGCACATTTCCCTTTAACACAGAGGTGAAAATCTTCATGCGAGGACAACAACTATATGAGCA ACTTATAGCAGACAAGAACTCCATTCTGCAGCTGAGAGAGGAGCATGGTGTTACTTATAAGCGCTCCTTTCCTGGCTGCCAGTTGATTGACTATCTCATTCAGAATGGAGAGGCAGATAGCCGACGACAGGGACTGGAGTTGTGCCGTGCATTGCAGGAGCATGGCATCATTCAGCACG TGGGGAAAAAGCATGATTTCTTTGACAGTGGGCTACTCTACCAGTTCTGCATCAATTTCCGCCGGCGTCGGCGCCTGTCTGAGCTGCTAACTGAAAATGAGCAGGTTAATGATGAGGCTGTGATGGCATCAACACAAGAGGACAACAATTCTGAGAGTCCCTTTCTTCTACGCAGAAACTCATCCAAGGAACGCAACCGTGCATTCagtg TGAGCTCAAACAAAGACGCCAAACAGATTACCGGTGGTCGTCGAAGTAGCTTGAGTTCCCTTCAGTTTCACTCTGCTGGATTTCCACCTCTTCAGCTGTTGTCACACTCAGCAGTACGATGCAATCCTAAATCAG TCCTTAAAAGAAAAGTTACTTGTGAAGAATTAGTGGCACCTGGTGCACCCTTTATCAAGAAAGTGTTGACG GTGATAGGAGACGCCCTGGGCTGGGGCTTTGTTGTCAGAGGCATGGCTCCTTGTTATATGCAGGCTGTTGACCCTGGAAGCcctgcagcagctgctggagTTAAG GTGCGGCAGTTTGTGTGCCAGGTAAATGGACAGTGTGTTCTTTACCTGGACTACAGGACAGTAACCAGACTGGTGATGACAGGACCTCGCACTGTTGTACTGGAAGTTATGGAACCACTGGAATGA
- the gata1a gene encoding GATA binding protein 1a → MEDSSEQSHWVSPSLLSSDPLAAFSSDSGLLPPGEEGETFFTGQDTDYTSLPSFFSTPSHSRAPAPYRHGSVRPMFNSPSLLSNLQLLDGLPSHSLSSPYNPPVSTWSSSPLTKTPLHSHTPTSLYTPGVTSSFTTSRDGYSSPGREGRESPRLQEALKAERLSPLGGSGASSSFLNLTPAAGSMYTPSSHPHMLSPYSSYMSGPQDYSSAALYSSPGAWINPSYSPKLRNKMRISTPEARECVNCGATATPLWRRDGTGHYLCNACGLYHKMNGQNRPLIRPKKRLIVSKRAGTLCANCHTSTTTLWRRNANGEPVCNACGLYFKLHNVNRPLTMKKDGIQTRNRKVSNKNKKSKKAALLEPYTEVAQLPSLDDNGGPFSLGPGTLLTYSHSPHLIPTPSPLHPSASLPYTHHLNSGMVPTLV, encoded by the exons ATGGAAGATTCATCAGAGCAGTCCCACTGGGTGTCTCCATCCCTGCTCAGCTCAGACCCCCTGGCCGCTTTCTCCTCTGATTCTGGCCTGTTGCCTCCGGGAGAAGAGGGTGAGACGTTCTTCACCGGCCAGGACACTGACTACACCAGCCTTCCCTCGTTCTTCTCCACCCCAAGCCACAGCCGAGCGCCAGCTCCCTACCGACACGGCTCTG TTCGACCAATGTTCAACTCACCGAGCCTGCTCAGCAACCTTCAGCTGCTGGATGGGCTGCCCAGCCACTCTCTGAGCTCGCCCTACAACCCCCCAGTCTCCACCTGGAGCAGCAGCCCTCTCACCAAGACGCCGCTGCATTCACACACCCCGACCTCCCTCTACACCCCTGGAGTGACCTCCTCTTTCACTACTTCCAGAGACGGATACTCGTCTCCGGGCAGAGAGGGCAGGGAGAGTCCCCGACTTCAGGAGGCCCTCAAGGCAGAGCGCCTGAGCCCACTTGGAGGGTCTGGGGCCAGCAGCAGCTTTCTCAACCTGACTCCTGCAGCTGGCAGCATGTACACTCCATCATCCCACCCACACATGCTAAGCCCCTACAGCTCATACATGAGTGGCCCACAGGACTACAGCTCGGCTGCCCTCTACTCCAGCCCTGGAGCCTGGATCAACCCCTCGTACTCCCCTAAACTCCGCAACAAGATGAGGATATCCACTCCAG AGGCCAGAGAGTGTGTCAACTGTGGAGCCACAGCTACCCCTCTGTGGCGCAGGGATGGTACAGGCCACTACCTGTGCAATGCCTGTGGACTGTACCACAAGATGAACGGCCAAAATAGACCTCTAATCCGACCCAaaaagagactg attGTCAGCAAGCGCGCAGGTACCCTCTGTGCCAACTGTCACACAAGCACAACAACGCTGTGGAGACGCAACGCCAACGGGGAGCCTGTGTGTAATGCCTGCGGACTCTACTTTAAACTGCATAAT GTCAACCGGCCTCTCACCATGAAGAAGGATGGAATTCAAACACGTAACAGAAAAGTCTCCAACAAGAACAAGAAGAGCAAGAAGGCCGCCTTGTTGGAGCCGTACACGGAGGTGGCTCAGCTGCCCTCCCTGGACGACAACGGTGGGCCCTTCTCCCTCGGCCCCGGAACTCTCCTCACCTACAGTCACTCGCCTCACCTCATCCCTACACCGTCCCCGCTCCATCCCTCTGCCAGCTTACCCTACACGCACCACCTCAACTCTGGCATGGTGCCCACACTAGTGTGA
- the mafbb gene encoding v-maf avian musculoaponeurotic fibrosarcoma oncogene homolog Bb — translation MTTEAHSHLGLQKTPMDFVSDYDLMKFGVKKETMQGLDRSFHRPDSVSSTPGSTPCNSVPSSPNLNPNDHRNNVENSQFWIPNNGGYPQQMYPQAFGLTPEDAMEALIGATAQQGHPSAPHGHNPPPFPADYDGYGHLSEPVQHYPGLPGHSDMQGMPNSHCQDPYLKDDMGCASPQSPEAQQVLGAHHHLQQQHSRHDRRSNAEMHFSDDQLVSMSVRELNRLLRGLSKDEVMRLKQKRRTLKNRGYAQSCRYKRVQQKHILEHEKTNLLSQVEQLKHELNRLIRERDAYKLKCEKLSGANCYHETGSTSDNPSSPEYLM, via the coding sequence ATGACGACTGAGGCGCATTCACACTTGGGACTGCAGAAAACCCCCATGGATTTCGTCAGCGACTATGACTTGATGAAGTTCGGCGTGAAGAAGGAGACGATGCAGGGGCTGGATCGCTCTTTCCATAGACCAGACTCCGTCTCCTCCACTCCTGGCAGCACACCTTGCAACTCTGTGCCTTCATCGCCAAATCTCAATCCTAACGACCACAGAAACAACGTCGAAAACAGCCAGTTCTGGATACCCAACAACGGTGGTTATCCTCAGCAAATGTACCCTCAGGCTTTTGGCCTGACACCCGAAGACGCGATGGAGGCCCTCATCGGAGCCACAGCGCAGCAGGGACATCCATCTGCGCCCCACGGCCACAATCCGCCACCTTTCCCGGCTGATTACGATGGCTACGGCCACCTGAGCGAGCCTGTCCAGCACTACCCGGGTCTTCCGGGTCACTCGGACATGCAAGGTATGCCCAACAGTCACTGCCAAGACCCATATCTCAAAGATGACATGGGGTGCGCATCTCCTCAGTCGCCGGAGGCCCAGCAGGTCCTCGGTGCGCATCACCATCTCCAGCAGCAACACAGCCGCCACGACAGGCGATCCAACGCCGAGATGCACTTCTCAGACGATCAGCTGGTGTCCATGTCAGTCAGAGAGCTCAATCGGCTTCTCAGAGGCCTAAGCAAGGACGAGGTGATGCGTCTGAAGCAGAAGCGCCGAACCCTGAAAAACAGGGGTTACGCGCAGTCCTGCCGCTACAAGCGCGTGCAACAGAAACACATTCTGGAGCACGAGAAGACGAACCTGCTGTCGCAGGTCGAGCAGCTGAAACATGAACTCAACAGGCTGATCCGCGAGAGGGACGCATATAAACTTAAATGTGAAAAACTGTCCGGTGCAAACTGTTACCACGAAACAGGGTCTACCAGCGACAACCCATCCTCACCAGAGTATTTAATGTGA
- the si:dkeyp-97e7.9 gene encoding DEP domain-containing mTOR-interacting protein isoform X3 yields the protein MKQNRKKNVFVISVYTTLLPHDNGVLCVSVNMTAISKSQIHSLSCPVIRSMERTSSIRLKAMARQHKAEVMIAGEQLRLRLHDGKLIKDRRYHFRTYPNCFVAHELTDWLVSHKEAADRATAASLMQHLMDHDILHHVCDKRAEFKDAKLLYRFRKDDGTFPFNTEVKIFMRGQQLYEQLIADKNSILQLREEHGVTYKRSFPGCQLIDYLIQNGEADSRRQGLELCRALQEHGIIQHVGKKHDFFDSGLLYQFCINFRRRRRLSELLTENEQVNDEAVMASTQEDNNSESPFLLRRNSSKERNRAFSVSSNKDAKQITGGRRSSLSSLQFHSAGFPPLQLLSHSAVRCNPKSVLKRKVTCEELVAPGAPFIKKVLTIKSKVYFI from the exons atgaaacaaaacagaaaaaaaaatgtctttgtcaTTTCTGTATACACAACATTGCTCCCACATGACAATGGGGTTCTGTGTGTTTCGGTAAACATGACGGCCATTTCTAAAAGTCAGATTCACTCACTCTCGTGTCCAGTTATAAGAAGCATGGAGCGAACAAGCAGCATTAGGTTAAAGGCCATGGCCAGGCAACACAAGGCTGAAGTCATGATCGCAGGAGAACAGCTCAG GCTCAGACTTCACGATGGAAAACTGATTAAGGATCGACGCTACCACTTTCGCACCTACCCTAACTGCTTTGTGGCACACGAGCTTACAGACTGGCTTGTGAGCCACAAGGAAGCTGCAGATCGAGCAACAGCTGCCAGCCTCATGCAGCACCTCATGGACCATGACATTTTACACCACG TCTGTGACAAGAGGGCAGAATTCAAGGATGCCAAACTGCTGTACCGTTTCCGCAAGGATGATGGCACATTTCCCTTTAACACAGAGGTGAAAATCTTCATGCGAGGACAACAACTATATGAGCA ACTTATAGCAGACAAGAACTCCATTCTGCAGCTGAGAGAGGAGCATGGTGTTACTTATAAGCGCTCCTTTCCTGGCTGCCAGTTGATTGACTATCTCATTCAGAATGGAGAGGCAGATAGCCGACGACAGGGACTGGAGTTGTGCCGTGCATTGCAGGAGCATGGCATCATTCAGCACG TGGGGAAAAAGCATGATTTCTTTGACAGTGGGCTACTCTACCAGTTCTGCATCAATTTCCGCCGGCGTCGGCGCCTGTCTGAGCTGCTAACTGAAAATGAGCAGGTTAATGATGAGGCTGTGATGGCATCAACACAAGAGGACAACAATTCTGAGAGTCCCTTTCTTCTACGCAGAAACTCATCCAAGGAACGCAACCGTGCATTCagtg TGAGCTCAAACAAAGACGCCAAACAGATTACCGGTGGTCGTCGAAGTAGCTTGAGTTCCCTTCAGTTTCACTCTGCTGGATTTCCACCTCTTCAGCTGTTGTCACACTCAGCAGTACGATGCAATCCTAAATCAG TCCTTAAAAGAAAAGTTACTTGTGAAGAATTAGTGGCACCTGGTGCACCCTTTATCAAGAAAGTGTTGACG atAAAGTCTAAGGTGTATTTTATCTGA
- the adnpa gene encoding activity-dependent neuroprotective protein a, translated as MYQLPVNNLTRIRRARKQVKKALGDIGLEFCKEAAEEFKEFCPNEQFVKGTLCLDICAWDPSYSKTQEYRSKPFCCTECPFSSKFYSGYKNHFRNVHRKLLDSKILLNCPYCTFTASKRTLETHVKIFHIPNSTRHNYGSSQGAVLGKAYLDRYKQGNGMEKAMYFCKKCTFRDTLYNVVRRHIYREHFQHIVSPYLGMVSESSVKNGASSVVGNNILCKRCQFTTRTYEALVQHVIEYHERIGAQVTTMIGHANIIVSKPQPLPVMSQKPPLVVSRPQTLRPEPNAQQVIGYLKPVGPVIKSQSPILASQVRATVPIQRNSTAVENAGTGVNTAQTQKWKICTVCNELFPENLYSAHFENAHKAKKVWALAKYIMKIHNFTSKCLLCNRYLPSDTLLNHMLIHGLTCPQCHSAFHNVEKIMEHTAQAHPEEFIGPPGASPLTFDLTIKQDKSSNVQLAVLTFNMKEPINGQDQSTPVQNSLPHLVKLPDPRVTDKKSEPLAGSIPSLMQTSEVGKTVCPLCFTILKGPISDALAMHLRERHQVLQTMHPVEKKMTYKCIHCLGVYTSNMVASTITLHLVQCRAVGRNQANQNFKPGLTLNSSGAGYLKRQPSTQAMSNSKRIKLAKDAKTTSTIFGKKAESDGLALDPRSYEHKTYEARKNFLTAYFNRRPYLSSEEEDKLSASLWLWKSDIATHFATKQNMCVRYCKTKKVSVLLGFDMHAVKKVKHNLIFEESKIVGTSAKKAVGISCRTPKTDQNKHSETLNCTLKLSTCTETISIDSDSETNTDDRPTENGDVDANEHESFQSKEPLNMTEETKPADDASRETEISLQDGNTSLAVCLG; from the exons ATGTATCAGCTCCCGGTGAACAATCTTACAAGAATCAGGAGAGCCAGGAAACAGGTGAAAAAAGCACTCGGTGACATTGGACTTGAGTTCTGCAAGGAGGCAGCAGAG GAGTTCAAAGAGTTTTGCCCTAATGAGCAGTTTGTGAAGGGCACGCTTTGCCTTGATATCTGCGCCTGGGATCCATCATACTCTAAAACACAG gaataCAGATCAAAGCCATTTTGCTGCACAGAGTGTCCATTTTCTTCCAAATTCTACTCAGGCTACAAGAATCACTTCCGTAATGTGCACAGGAAACTCTTGGACAGTAAAATCCTGCTCAACTGTCCATACTGCACGTTTACTGCAAGCAAGAGAACTTTGGAGACTCATGTTAAAATATTCCACATACCCAATTCAACGCGGCACAATTATGGAAGCTCACAGGGAGCTGTGCTGGGGAAAGCTTATCTCGATAGATACAAACAGGGAAACGGTATGGAGAAAGCAatgtatttctgcaaaaaatGCACATTTCGGGACACGCTATACAATGTGGTGAGAAGGCACATCTACAGGGAACATTTTCAGCATATTGTCTCACCATATCTTGGTATGGTTTCTGAGTCATCTGTGAAAAATGGTGCTAGTTCTGTTGTTGGCAACAATATCCTCTGTAAAAGATGCCAGTTTACCACTCGTACCTATGAGGCTCTGGTCCAGCATGTTATTGAGTACCATGAGCGCATTGGTGCCCAAGTAACAACCATGATTGGACATGCTAACATTATCGTCTCCAAGCCTCAGCCTTTACCAGTCATGTCACAGAAGCCTCCTCTGGTTGTCAGTAGACCTCAAACACTTAGACCTGAACCAAATGCACAGCAAGTAATTGGCTATTTAAAGCCAGTAGGCCCGGTTATTAAAAGTCAGTCCCCCATTTTAGCCAGTCAGGTGCGTGCCACTGTTCCAATACAGAGGAACAGTACAGCAGTTGAAAATGCTGGTACTGGTGTAAACACAGCCCAAACACAGAAGTGGAAGATATGTACAGTTTGCAATGAGCTTTTTCCTGAAAACTTATACAGTGCTCATTTTGAGAATGCACACAAGGCGAAAAAAGTGTGGGCGCTTGCCAAGTACATCATGAAAATCCACAACTTTACCAGCAAATGTTTGCTTTGTAACCGCTACCTGCCCAGTGATACACTGCTAAATCACATGCTAATCCATGGCttaacctgtccacagtgtcacTCTGCTTTCCACAATGTTGAGAAAATTATGGAGCATACAGCTCAGGCACACCCAGAGGAGTTTATTGGACCCCCTGGTGCATCGCCTCTCACCTTTGACCTCACCATTAAACAAGATAAGTCCAGTAATGTACAGCTTGCTGTTCTTACTTTTAACATGAAGGAACCCATCAATGGTCAAGATCAGTCGACGCCTGTTCAGAATAGTCTTCCACATCTTGTCAAACTACCCGATCCTAGAGTGACCGATAAGAAAAGTGAACCTCTTGCAGGAAGTATCCCTTCACTAATGCAAACAAGTGAGGTTGGGAAGACTGTGTGTCCACTGTGTTTCACCATTCTCAAAGGGCCTATCTCCGATGCTTTGGCCATGCATCTGAGAGAACGGCATCAAGTCCTTCAAACAATGCATCCAGTTGAGAAAAAGATGACGTACAAGTGCATTCATTGCTTAGGGGTGTACACCAGCAACATGGTGGCTTCCACAATTACGCTGCATCTCGTGCAGTGCAGGGCTGTTGGTAGGAACCAAGCAAACCAAAACTTTAAACCTGGCTTGACACTTAACTCCTCTGGGGCTGGCTATCTTAAGAGGCAGCCATCAACACAGGCTATGTCTAACTCCAAGAGGATAAAGCTGGCCAAGGATGCTAAGACTACTTCCACCATCTTTGGAAAGAAGGCTGAATCTGATGGGCTTGCTCTGGATCCTAGAAGCTATGAACACAAGACTTATGAGGCCAGGAAAAATTTCCTGACTGCCTACTTCAACCGGCGACCGTACCTTTCTTCTGAAGAAGAAGACAAGCTGTCTGCGAGTCTGTGGCTGTGGAAATCCGACATCGCTACACACTTTGCAACCAAGCAAAACATGTGCGTGAGATACTGCAAGACCAAGAAGGTGTCGGTGCTGCTCGGCTTTGACATGCACGCTGTAAAGAAAGTTAAGCATAACTTGATTTTTGAGGAAAGCAAAATTGTTGGTACATCTGCTAAGAAGGCCGTAGGCATCAGTTGTCGTACTCCAAAGACAgaccaaaacaaacacagtgagACACTTAATTGTACCTTAAAACTTAGTACGTGCACGGAGACTATTTCCATAGACTCTGACAGTGAAACGAACACAGATGATAGACCCACTGAGAATGGAGACGTCGATGCAAATGAGCACGAGAGTTTCCAATCCAAGGAACCATTAAACATGACTGAAGAAACAAAACCTGCAGATGATGCTTCTAGAGAGACGGAGATTTCTTTGCAAGATGGGAATACAAGCCTTGCAGTGTGCCTTGGTTGA
- the LOC100700270 gene encoding bcl-2-like protein 1, producing MQCSNRELVEFFISYKLSQKNHPTSLLRPTNGGQRTERDLAQSLPAYNGIEALKSALLDSGEQFGFLFTQSFRDVASHLSITPDTAQQCFESVMEELFRDGINWGRIIGLFVFGSAMCLDCIDSNMSELVPDIADWMTAYLDDHISLWIQRNGGWDRFTEIFGKGMSTRSSGESLKRWLFVGVALVTGLLVGMLMTD from the exons ATGCAGTGCAGTAACCGAGAGCTGGTGGAGTTCTTTATAAGCTATAAACTGTCTCAGAAGAATCACCCAACTTCCCTTCTGAGGCCAACCAATGGGGGCCAAAGGACTGAGAGAGACCTGGCCCAATCTCTGCCTGCATACAATGGCATAGAGGCTTTAAAATCAGCTCTTCTAGACTCAGGGGAGCAGTTTGGTTTTCTGTTCACACAGTCTTTTAGGGACGTTGCTTCGCACCTCAGCATCACGCCGGACACAGCCCAGCAATGCTTCGAGAGCGTGATGGAGGAGTTGTTCAGGGATGGAATCAACTGGGGGCGTATAATTGGTCTGTTTGTCTTTGGTTCTGCAATGTGTCTGGACTGTATTGACAGCAATATGAGTGAGCTGGTACCCGACATTGCAGACTGGATGACTGCGTATCTAGATGATCACATTAGTCTGTGGATCCAACGAAATGGAGGATGG GACCGCTTTACAGAGATATTTGGGAAAGGGATGTCTACAAGGAGCTCTGGGGAGTCTCTGAAGAGATGGCTATTTGTTGGAGTGGCCTTAGTAACAGGGCTGCTGGTTGGCATGCTCATGACAGATTAA